One region of Bombus affinis isolate iyBomAffi1 chromosome 5, iyBomAffi1.2, whole genome shotgun sequence genomic DNA includes:
- the LOC126916125 gene encoding tubulin polyglutamylase complex subunit 2, translated as MSFFVDIVTEDSFYENLTLGVVKILESFPYVKNVRVDRRNGCETMAITNWEQRHCVTLPENIRNFYAAIDGFLLQWNLEIAGEEFPVGRMEIGTLSSLKRYANNPKDHQTDSTKQELDTDTHKPDNEVTSNSMTDLENPNSINLQGNDHSCKMFEIARCFPESGMAKVYLLYRMKHEEESPTIWLHREDTNRWYHLANDFTVYFRMMLVHLGLPLWQSCVSGLSLPPWVEQVYFLIGPHLLPSAVEPTETISTTIWNNGPINVIDPAIFKGKEGKQKSSKKK; from the exons ATGTCGTTCTTCGTTGATATCGTAACGGAGGATTCCTTTTACGAGAATCTCACGTTGGGTGTAGTGAAGATTCTCGAGAGTTTCCCATACGTAAAAAATGTACGAGTCGACCGTAGAAACGGATGTGAGACTATGGCCATTACCAACTGGGAGCAACGTCATTGTGTTACACTCCCGGAGAACATTAGAAACTTCTACGCTGCAATCGACGGTTTCCTGCTTCAGTGGAACCTCGAGATAGCAG GTGAAGAATTTCCTGTAGGACGTATGGAAATTGGCACGCTTTCCTCTCTAAAGCGCTACGCAAACAATCCCAAAGATCATCAAACAGATTCCACCAAGCAAGAACTCGACACTGACACTCATAAGCCAGATAATGAAGTTACTTCCAATAGCATGACTGACCTTGAAAATCCAAATTCAATTAATTTGCAAGGAAATGACCATAGTTGCAAGATGTTTGAAATCGCAAGATGCTTCCCAGAGAGCGGAATGGCcaaagtttatttattataccgCATGAAACATGAAGAAGAATCACCAACAATCTGGTTGCATCGAGAAGACACTAATAGATGGTATCATTTGGCAAATGATTTCACTGTGTATTTCCGTATGATGCTGGTCCATTTGGGTTTACCATTGTGGCAGTCTTGCGTGTCTGGTTTGTCTCTGCCTCCATGGGTCGAGCAAGTCTACTTTCTCATAGGTCCTCATCTACTTCCTTCCGCTGTTGAGCCCACGGAGACCATTTCTACTACCATATGGAATAACGGGCCCATAAATGTTATCGATCCAGCAATTTTTAAAGGGAAGGAAGGAAAGCAGAAGAGCTCCAagaaaaagtaa